One Perognathus longimembris pacificus isolate PPM17 chromosome 2, ASM2315922v1, whole genome shotgun sequence DNA segment encodes these proteins:
- the Slc16a12 gene encoding monocarboxylate transporter 12, producing MAKMNRSGSANPPDGGWGWMIVAGCFLVTICTRAVTRCISIFFVEFQTYFSQDYSQTAWIHSIVDCVTMLCAPLGSVVSNHLSCQVGIILGGLLASTGFILSSFATSLKHLYLTLGVLTGLGFALCYSPAIAMVGKYFSRRKALAYGLAMSGSGIGTFILAPLVQLLIERFSWQGALLILGGFVLNLCVCGALMRPLAVKEEHSSPKQSHTCLTQKEDSKQTSPYSPFTKEWVQTCLCGSLQREYSFLLMTDFVVLAISVLFMAYGCSPLFVYLVPYALSVGVSYQQAAFLMSILGVIDIIGNITFGWLTDRRCLKNYRYICYLFALGLDGLCYLCLPMLQSFTLLVPFSCIFGYFDGAYVTLIPVVTAEIVGTTSLSSALGVVYFLHAVPYLVSPPIAGWLMDKTGSYTASFLLCGFSMIFSSVLLGFARLVKRMKRTQVQFLAKESEPKLQLWTNGSVAYSVARELDKKDEAVAPAMPGYDLT from the exons ATGGCAAAAATGAATAGATCTGGGTCTGCCAACCCTCCTGACGGAGGCTGGGGCTGGATGATTGTGGCTGGCTGTTTCCTTGTTACCATCTGCACCAGGGCAGTCACCAG ATGcatctcaattttttttgtgGAGTTCCAGACATACTTTTCTCAGGATTATTCACAAACAGCATGGATCCATTCCATTGTAGATTGTGTGACAATGCTCTGTG CTCCTCTTGGGAGTGTTGTCAGTAACCATTTATCCTGCCAAGTGGGAATTATACTGGGTGGCTTGCTTGCATCTACTGGTTTCATCTTGAGCTCATTTGCCACCAGCCTGAAGCATCTCTACCTCACTCTGGGAGTTCTTACAG GTCTTGGATTTGCACTTTGTTACTCTCCAGCTATTGCCATGGTGGGCAAGTATTTCAGCAGACGGAAGGCCCTTGCTTATGGCCTTGCCATGTCAGGGAGTGGCATTGGCACCTTCATCCTGGCTCCTCTGGTTCAGCTCCTCATTGAACGCTTTTCCTGGCAGGGAGCATTACTCATTCTTGGGGGATTTGTTTTGAATCTCTGTGTTTGTGGTGCCTTGATGAGACCACTTGCAGTAAAAGAGGAGCATTCAAGTCCCAAGCAGAGCCATACCTGTCTAACTCAGAAAGAAGACTCCAAGCAGACATCTCCCTATTCGCCTTTCACCAAAGAATGGGTGCAGACTTGCCTTTGTGGCTCTTTACAGCGGGAATACAGCTTTCTACTGATGACAGATTTTGTGGTGTTGGCCATCTCTGTTCTGTTTATGGCTTATGGATGCAGCCCACTCTTTGTGTATTTGGTCCCGTATGCTCTGAGTGTTGGAGTAAGTTACCAGCAAGCTGCTTTTCTTATGTCCATACTTGGAGTGATTGATATCATTGGCAATATCACATTTGGATGGCTAACTGACAGAAG GTGTCTGAAGAATTACCGGTACATTTGCTACCTCTTTGCCCTGGGTCTAGATGGACTAtgctatctctgcctcccaatgcTTCAAAGTTTCACCCTTCTTGTGCCTTTCTCTTGTATCTTTGGCTACTTTGATGGAGCCTATGTGACCTTGATTCCAGTAGTAACTGCGGAAATAGTGGGGACCACATCTTTGTCATCAGCACTTGGTGTGGTATACTTTCTTCATGCTGTGCCATACTTGGTGAGCCCACCCATTGCAG GGTGGCTGATGGATAAGACTGGCAGCTACACTGCGTCATTCCTTCTCTGCGGATTTTCCATGATCTTTAGTTCTGTGCTGCTTGGCTTTGCAAGGCTTGTAAAAAGGATGAAAAGGACCCAGGTGCAATTCCTTGCCAAAGAATCAGAGCCCAAGCTTCAGCTGTGGACCAATGGATCGGTGGCTTATTCTGTAGCAAGAGAATTAGATAAGAaagatgaagctgtggctcctgcCATGCCTGGCTACGACCTGACATGA
- the LOC125343029 gene encoding interferon-induced protein with tetratricopeptide repeats 5, producing MSETSEDSLKPILLELECHFTWNLLKEDIDLFDVEDTIGQQLEFLTTKSRLALYNLLAYVKHLKGQNQDALACLEQAEEIIQREHSEEEDVRSVVTWGNYAWVSYHMQRLEDVQKYIDKVGGVCRKLSSSYSHKVDRPEIDCEKGWALLKFGGKYYQKAKAAFEKALEVDPDNPEFNIGYAITVYRLDDSDREGFVKSFSLGPLRKAVTLNPDNSYIKVFLALKLQDVHAEAEGERYIEEILDQISSQPYVLRYAAKFYRRKNAWDKALELLKKALEVTPTSSFLHHQMGLCYRAQMIQIKKATRNRPKGKDKLKVDELIASAVFHFKAAVDRDSMFAFAYTDLANMYAEGGQYSNAEDVFRKALTLENITDDHKHQIHYHYGRFQEFHRKSESTAIHHYLEALKVKERSSLRIKLTGALKKLAMKRLCRNALDVQSLGALGFVYRLEGEKRQAAEYYERAQKIDPENAEFLTALCELQLSI from the coding sequence tgaaACTTCTGAAGACTCCTTGAAGCCCATTCTGTTAGAGCTAGAATGCCACTTTACCTGGAATTTACTTAAGGAAGATATTGACCTGTTTGATGTGGAAGATACCATTGGGCAACAGCTTGAGTTTCTCACCACAAAATCCAGACTTGCTCTTTATAATTTGCTAGCCTATGTGAAACATCTAAAGGGTCAAAATCAAGATGCCCTAGCGTGCTTGGAACAAGCAGAAGAAATCATCCAGAGAGAACACTCGGAGGAAGAGGATGTGCGAAGTGTGGTCACGTGGGGCAACTATGCCTGGGTGTCTTACCACATGCAGCGGCTTGAGGATGTACAGAAGTACATAGACAAGGTAGGGGGCGTTTGCAGGAAACTCTCCAGCTCTTATTCACACAAGGTGGACCGTCCTGAGATTGACTGTGAGAAAGGATGGGCACTCTTGAAATTTGGAGGAAAGTATTACCAAAAGGCTAAAGCAGCTTTTGAGAAAGCTTTGGAGGTAGATCCTGACAATCCTGAATTTAACATTGGCTATGCCATCACTGTGTATCGGCTGGATGATTCTGACAGAGAAGGATTTGTCAAGAGCTTTTCACTGGGGCCTCTAAGAAAGGCTGTGACCCTGAACCCAGATAACAGCTATATTAAGGTTTTTCTGGCCCTGAAGCTTCAAGATGTCCATGCAGAAGCAGAAGGGGAAAGGTATATTGAAGAGATTCTAGACCAAATATCATCCCAGCCTTATGTCCTTCGTTATGCTGCTAAATTCTACAGGAGGAAAAATGCCTGGGACAAAGcccttgagcttttaaaaaaggCCTTGGAGGTGACGCCAACCTCTTCCTTCCTGCATCACCAGATGGGACTTTGCTACCGGGCACAAATGATCCAGATCAAGAAAGCAACTCGCAACAGACCTAAAGGAAAGGATAAACTGAAGGTGGATGAGCTGATTGCATCTGCTGTCTTCCATTTCAAAGCAGCTGTGGACCGAGATTCGATGTTTGCATTTGCCTACACGGATCTGGCCAACATGTACGCAGAGGGAGGCCAGTACAGCAATGCTGAAGATGTTTTCCGGAAAGCCCTCACTCTGGAGAACATAACCGATGACCACAAACATCAGATCCACTACCACTATGGCCGCTTTCAGGAATTTCACCGTAAATCAGAAAGTACTGCCATCCATCATTATTTGGAAGCCTTAAAGGTCAAAGAGAGGTCATCATTGCGAATAAAACTGACAGGTGCTCTGAAGAAACTGGCTATGAAGAGACTTTGTCGCAACGCTTTGGATGTGCAGAGCTTAGGGGCCTTAGGTTTTGTTTACAGGCTTGAGGGGGAGAAGAGGCAAGCAGCCGAGTACTATGAGAGAGCACAAAAGATAGATCCAGAAAATGCGGAATTTCTCACTGCTCTCTGTGAACTCCAACTTTCCATTTAA